A portion of the Zootoca vivipara chromosome 6, rZooViv1.1, whole genome shotgun sequence genome contains these proteins:
- the DFFA gene encoding DNA fragmentation factor subunit alpha codes for MAAGSRLPQLKQCLIRQNGQQEQHGVAASCLRELRSKACDLLAIDKASEPITLVLAEDGTIVDDEDYFLCLPPNTKFVALAKGEKWSTSSIDGGTAWLKGDITDTDRVDGGGGEKWRQLARQLKDDLSTIILMSEEDLQVLIDVPCSDLAQELSENQPKIQTLQNTLQQVLDRREEERQSRQLLELYLQALKNEDHIVPKTEEPRSEETAMEETDVVDAGSSSSRGPGNGVPLSSHVLTTLKEKSAPELGLASQDLELVYKANPEALALTLNWDKPKTEALQQTCGEELSRRLQQVHALNSLRSMSKGKKKLPWGEWLSSKRKK; via the exons ATGGCGGCTGGTTCTAGGCTTCCCCAGTTGAAGCAATGCCTCATCAGGCAGAATGGCCAACAGGAGCAGCACGGGGTGGCGGCCTCCTGCCTCCGGGAGCTGCGAAGCAAAG CCTGTGACCTCCTAGCAATTGACAAGGCCTCAGAGCCCATCACGCTGGTATTGGCTGAGGATGGCACTATTGTGGATGACGAGGACTATTTTTTGTGTCTGCCGCCAAACACCAAGTTTGTGGCACTGGCAAAGGGCGAGAAGTGGTCCACCAGCAGCATAG ATGGGGGCACAGCTTGGCTCAAGGGAGACATCACGGACACTGACAGAGTGgacggtggtggtggagagaagtGGAGGCAACTGGCCAGACAACTGAAGGACGACCTCTCCACCATCATATTGATGTCGGAGGAAGACCTCCAG GTGCTCATCGATGTGCCATGCTCTGACCTGGCCCAAGAGCTTTCTGAGAACCAGCCCAAGATCCAGACTCTGCAAAACACCCTCCAGCAGGTGCTGGACAGGCGGGAAGAGGAACGGCAATCCCGGCAGCTTCTGGAACTCTACCTGCAAGCGTTGAAAAACGAGGACCACATTGTACCCAAAACAGAAG AGCCAAGATCAGAGGAAACTGCCATGGAAGAAACAGACGTGGTTGACgctgggagcagcagcagcagaggtccTGGTAACGGGGTTCCACTCAGCAGCCATGTTCTGACCACACTTAAAGAGAAGTCTGCCCCAGAACTTGGCCTGGCAAGTCAAGACTTAGAG CTGGTTTACAAAGCAAACCCAGAAGCTCTTGCTCTGACCCTGAACTGGGACAAGCCGAAGACAGAGGCCTTGCAGCAAACCTGTGGGGAGGAACTTTCAAGGCGTCTGCAGCAGGTTCACGCCCTAAACTCCTTGAGGAGCATGTCCAAGGGCAAGAAAAAGTTGCCATGGGGGGAGTGGTTGAGTTCCAAACGCAAGAAATAA
- the CENPS gene encoding centromere protein S isoform X2: MEAEATAVGRLSDTQRLKAACHYTVAGLCEEVSQDKEIQFSKQTIAAISEIAFRQCEYFAKDLEMFARHAKRSTVNLEDVKLLARRSKSLLKYITEKSEEIALNSLEEKEKRKKKSGSRKGRRASDEQEEHVVAESDDSNMA; the protein is encoded by the exons ATGGAGGCGGAGGCGACGGCCGTTGGGCGCCTCTCAGACACCCAG agGTTGAAGGCTGCATGCCATTATACGGTTGCTGGCCTTTGTGAAGAAGTTTCACAAGAcaaagaaattcagttcagtaaaCAAACCATAGCAGCTATTTCTGAGATTGCCTTCAGGCAGTGTG AATACTTTGCAAAAGACCTTGAAATGTTTGCCAG GCATGCAAAACGAAGTACAGTCAACCTTGAGGATGTAAAGCTTTTGGCTAGAAGAAGCAAGTCCTTG CTGAAATACATCACTGAGAAGAGTGAAGAAATTGCTTTGAATAgcctggaagaaaaagagaaaaggaaaaagaaatcgGGCTCTCGGAAAGGGAGAAGAGCCTCTGATGAACAGGAGGAACATGTGGTGGCTGAAAGTGATGATTCCAACATGGCATGA
- the CENPS gene encoding centromere protein S isoform X1, with the protein MEAEATAVGRLSDTQVWGAGRCGVRPLRKRLKAACHYTVAGLCEEVSQDKEIQFSKQTIAAISEIAFRQCEYFAKDLEMFARHAKRSTVNLEDVKLLARRSKSLLKYITEKSEEIALNSLEEKEKRKKKSGSRKGRRASDEQEEHVVAESDDSNMA; encoded by the exons ATGGAGGCGGAGGCGACGGCCGTTGGGCGCCTCTCAGACACCCAGGTATGGGGTGCGGGGCGCTGCGGAGTTCGGCCCCTCCGGAAG agGTTGAAGGCTGCATGCCATTATACGGTTGCTGGCCTTTGTGAAGAAGTTTCACAAGAcaaagaaattcagttcagtaaaCAAACCATAGCAGCTATTTCTGAGATTGCCTTCAGGCAGTGTG AATACTTTGCAAAAGACCTTGAAATGTTTGCCAG GCATGCAAAACGAAGTACAGTCAACCTTGAGGATGTAAAGCTTTTGGCTAGAAGAAGCAAGTCCTTG CTGAAATACATCACTGAGAAGAGTGAAGAAATTGCTTTGAATAgcctggaagaaaaagagaaaaggaaaaagaaatcgGGCTCTCGGAAAGGGAGAAGAGCCTCTGATGAACAGGAGGAACATGTGGTGGCTGAAAGTGATGATTCCAACATGGCATGA
- the CENPS gene encoding centromere protein S isoform X3 gives MEAEATAVGRLSDTQVWGAGRCGVRPLRKRLKAACHYTVAGLCEEVSQDKEIQFSKQTIAAISEIAFRQCEYFAKDLEMFARHAKRSTVNLEDVKLLARRSKSLHSRVLDRSLLFAT, from the exons ATGGAGGCGGAGGCGACGGCCGTTGGGCGCCTCTCAGACACCCAGGTATGGGGTGCGGGGCGCTGCGGAGTTCGGCCCCTCCGGAAG agGTTGAAGGCTGCATGCCATTATACGGTTGCTGGCCTTTGTGAAGAAGTTTCACAAGAcaaagaaattcagttcagtaaaCAAACCATAGCAGCTATTTCTGAGATTGCCTTCAGGCAGTGTG AATACTTTGCAAAAGACCTTGAAATGTTTGCCAG GCATGCAAAACGAAGTACAGTCAACCTTGAGGATGTAAAGCTTTTGGCTAGAAGAAGCAAGTCCTTG CACTCCAGAGTCTTGGACAGAAGTCTCCTATTTGCTACCTGA